In a single window of the Methylophaga frappieri genome:
- a CDS encoding TonB-dependent receptor — MKPTLLSITIASILFSGTASAEVGPEDLPSMVVSADFRPAAAQDIPVSLTTFDDTIIESRGAQHIEDVLNLAPNVNISSGASRGQYFQIRGIGERSQFSAPLNPSVGLIIDGIDFSRTGGAATLFDIEQVEVLRGPQGTRYGTNALAGVVNLQSKQATNEFDMNFESTLADYDTREIGIAVGGPIVKDALLGRIAVHTHQSDGYMDNDFLGRDNTQDRDEITARGHLKFLVSDDLTVDLNLLHLNIDNGYDAFSFDNSRSTLSDQPGEDKQRTNALALKSDWQINNAVSMQSALTYSKSDITYSYDADWGFAGIHPDEYIATENFMRERENVSFESRLISDEAGRIFGGSTDWVLGFYHLSQDEDLDLVSDFGNLQNEYETENTAVFGQLDTYLTSKLTLISGLRVERFSADYEDSNGLDLDPSETLFGGKLGLNYQLNADHMAFTSLSRGYKSGGVNNNDALPLSKREFDTEYMWNLEAGLKSSWLDGDLVTNLTAFYAWRRDAQVKSSIALPGGEFLDSLDNAARGTNVGIEFDADWLVNDKLRLFAAVGLLRATFDEYDNPELQAEGFDIEGRRQAHAPAYQFTLGGEIYLNQNWTLRANVEGKDEFYFSNSHNAKSGSYAITNASLEYQHQNWRVTLWGRNLFDKDYYTRGFFFGNDPRIGYADKAYKQLGDPRVVGLTVSYDY; from the coding sequence ATGAAACCCACGCTGCTTTCAATCACTATTGCCAGCATCTTATTCTCCGGCACCGCCTCTGCTGAAGTCGGCCCAGAAGACCTCCCCAGCATGGTCGTCAGCGCTGACTTTCGTCCTGCCGCTGCGCAGGATATTCCCGTCAGTTTGACCACTTTCGATGACACGATTATTGAATCGCGTGGTGCGCAACATATTGAAGACGTGTTGAACCTGGCGCCAAACGTGAACATCTCCAGCGGTGCCTCACGTGGTCAGTATTTTCAGATTCGAGGTATCGGTGAACGCAGCCAATTTTCGGCACCGTTGAATCCGTCTGTCGGTCTCATCATTGATGGGATTGATTTTAGCCGTACCGGTGGGGCTGCCACCTTATTTGATATCGAACAAGTTGAAGTCTTGCGTGGCCCACAAGGCACACGCTATGGCACCAATGCGCTGGCCGGTGTTGTCAACCTGCAAAGTAAGCAGGCCACCAACGAATTTGATATGAATTTTGAATCGACTTTGGCTGACTACGATACCCGCGAAATCGGCATTGCCGTGGGCGGCCCAATCGTCAAAGATGCCCTGTTAGGCCGAATCGCTGTCCATACACACCAATCCGATGGCTATATGGATAATGACTTTTTAGGTCGTGATAACACTCAAGATCGGGATGAAATCACTGCCCGTGGTCATCTGAAATTTTTGGTCAGTGATGACTTAACCGTCGATCTGAACCTGTTACACCTGAACATTGATAACGGCTACGACGCCTTTAGCTTTGATAATAGCCGTTCAACCCTGTCGGACCAGCCAGGTGAAGATAAACAACGTACCAATGCACTGGCATTAAAATCCGACTGGCAAATTAATAATGCCGTGTCGATGCAATCTGCCCTCACCTACAGTAAATCCGATATTACTTACAGCTACGATGCGGACTGGGGTTTTGCCGGTATTCACCCTGATGAATATATTGCTACAGAAAATTTCATGCGTGAGCGTGAAAATGTCTCGTTTGAATCACGTTTGATTTCTGATGAAGCAGGCCGAATCTTTGGCGGCAGCACGGACTGGGTCTTGGGTTTTTATCACCTGTCTCAGGACGAAGATCTGGATCTGGTTTCTGATTTTGGCAACTTGCAAAATGAATATGAAACTGAAAACACCGCCGTTTTTGGGCAGCTGGATACTTACCTGACCTCTAAACTGACATTGATTTCTGGTCTGCGAGTTGAACGTTTTTCTGCCGACTATGAAGATTCCAACGGGCTGGATCTGGACCCGAGCGAAACGCTGTTTGGTGGCAAACTGGGGCTGAATTATCAGCTGAATGCCGATCACATGGCCTTTACCTCCTTATCTCGCGGCTATAAATCTGGCGGTGTGAACAACAACGATGCCCTGCCACTCAGCAAACGTGAATTTGATACCGAGTACATGTGGAATCTGGAAGCCGGCTTGAAATCATCCTGGCTGGATGGCGATTTGGTCACCAACCTGACCGCTTTCTATGCCTGGCGTCGTGATGCACAGGTAAAAAGCTCGATTGCCCTGCCCGGTGGTGAATTCCTCGACTCGCTCGATAATGCCGCACGCGGTACCAATGTGGGTATTGAATTTGATGCCGACTGGCTGGTTAATGACAAATTACGTTTATTTGCTGCCGTGGGTTTATTACGCGCCACCTTTGATGAGTATGATAATCCTGAACTGCAAGCTGAAGGCTTTGATATCGAAGGTCGCCGTCAAGCCCACGCCCCTGCTTATCAATTTACCTTGGGTGGTGAGATTTACCTGAATCAAAACTGGACGCTGCGTGCCAATGTCGAAGGCAAGGATGAGTTTTATTTCTCCAATAGCCACAACGCCAAATCAGGCTCCTACGCGATTACCAATGCCAGCCTCGAATATCAGCATCAAAACTGGCGCGTCACATTGTGGGGTCGTAACCTGTTTGATAAGGATTACTACACCCGTGGCTTCTTCTTCGGTAATGATCCACGTATTGGCTATGCGGACAAAGCCTACAAACAACTGGGCGATCCACGCGTTGTTGGCCTGACCGTATCTTACGACTACTAG
- a CDS encoding YkoF family thiamine/hydroxymethylpyrimidine-binding protein yields the protein MRISVDISLYPLTEGYVEPILAFINKLEANDKLIVKRNSLSTQIFGDYKEVMSALDAEIEAVFAELPHSAFVLKLVGTDRADVVDK from the coding sequence ATGCGTATATCTGTTGATATCAGCCTGTATCCCTTAACCGAAGGCTATGTAGAGCCGATTCTGGCATTTATCAACAAGCTGGAAGCCAATGATAAATTGATCGTCAAACGCAACAGCTTGAGCACCCAGATTTTTGGTGATTACAAAGAGGTCATGAGTGCCTTGGATGCCGAAATCGAAGCTGTTTTTGCCGAGTTACCGCACAGCGCATTTGTTCTCAAACTAGTGGGTACAGACCGCGCCGATGTTGTAGATAAATAG
- the pnuC gene encoding nicotinamide riboside transporter PnuC: MESLFNAVISALLALPPWEVLAASLGVFYIVFAARESQWCWPMAFISTLIYTFLFWEGQLPMQAFLHFYYMGMAIYGFILWRRHKQAESDLPIHLWGWSYNLLFIAVGTLLTWLLGHYLQTNQASQAPFLDAGVTVFSVMNTWLMARKVLQNWLYWVIIDFSALWLYLQTGFIATAALFGLYTILATLGLINWLKLYRQQTTLATS, translated from the coding sequence GTGGAATCGCTATTTAACGCCGTTATCTCTGCTTTGCTGGCACTTCCCCCTTGGGAAGTGCTGGCAGCATCGCTGGGCGTTTTTTATATCGTTTTTGCTGCCCGGGAATCGCAGTGGTGCTGGCCAATGGCATTTATCAGCACCCTGATCTACACCTTTCTATTTTGGGAAGGCCAGTTGCCGATGCAGGCGTTTTTGCACTTCTACTACATGGGCATGGCAATCTACGGATTTATCCTCTGGCGGCGTCATAAACAAGCCGAGTCGGATTTGCCGATCCACCTCTGGGGCTGGTCTTATAATCTGCTGTTTATTGCCGTTGGCACGCTGCTGACCTGGTTGTTAGGCCATTATTTACAAACCAACCAAGCCTCTCAAGCGCCATTTTTAGACGCTGGTGTAACCGTTTTTTCTGTCATGAACACCTGGCTCATGGCCAGAAAAGTCCTGCAAAACTGGCTGTACTGGGTCATCATCGACTTTTCTGCGCTGTGGCTTTATCTCCAAACCGGCTTTATCGCCACCGCCGCCTTATTCGGGCTTTATACGATTCTGGCGACACTTGGCTTAATTAACTGGCTTAAACTGTACCGACAACAAACGACCCTAGCCACCTCCTGA
- a CDS encoding HAD family hydrolase — translation MQAVIFDMDGLLIDSEPFWKQAEKRVFTSVGVNITDDLSAKTMGMTTREATIFWLNHAGISLSPKDMEKVENDVIDEVAMLTASQGIALPGVHDLLEKLQTEKLKIGLATNAPSRLVPVVLNRLAITDFFDCYVADEDVEQGKPHPAIYQLALTRLNAKPEHSLAFEDSITGMTAAMSAGIKTIVVPSKANFHLPKYDLAVLKLESLTELPLRTLQNLF, via the coding sequence ATGCAAGCCGTTATTTTTGATATGGATGGGTTACTGATTGACTCAGAACCTTTCTGGAAACAAGCCGAAAAACGCGTTTTCACTTCCGTCGGTGTCAATATCACCGACGACCTCTCCGCCAAAACTATGGGCATGACCACCCGTGAAGCTACTATCTTCTGGCTAAATCATGCCGGTATCTCGCTGTCACCAAAAGACATGGAAAAAGTCGAAAACGACGTAATTGATGAAGTCGCCATGCTCACTGCAAGCCAAGGCATCGCCCTGCCCGGTGTGCATGACTTATTAGAAAAACTGCAGACTGAAAAACTAAAAATCGGCCTCGCCACCAACGCGCCAAGCAGATTAGTGCCCGTCGTTTTAAATCGGCTGGCGATTACCGATTTTTTTGACTGCTATGTTGCCGATGAAGACGTCGAACAAGGCAAACCCCACCCAGCGATTTATCAGTTGGCACTCACCCGCCTCAATGCCAAACCCGAACATTCCCTCGCCTTTGAAGACTCTATTACCGGCATGACCGCCGCCATGAGCGCAGGCATCAAAACCATCGTCGTCCCTTCAAAAGCCAATTTCCATTTACCCAAATATGATCTTGCCGTATTAAAGCTGGAGAGCTTGACCGAGCTGCCGCTGCGAACACTACAGAATTTATTTTAA
- a CDS encoding DUF2971 domain-containing protein: MNLYHYTDQNGFLGILENKEIWATKIQYLNDAKEYHLAKEIAERALKSLLRNPEYKNDHFRIERFISNLDNYIENNLCVSSFSEEGDLLSQWRGYSSSQGGYSIGFEKEALEKMINDEEFNLEKCIYKESEQVRKVSDLIFESLDRFRGCIEPNQDFVEGSSESTSYFLDKLSYLSSFIKDSSFSEEKEWRIVALVRFDDLDFRPGKSSIIPYKKIKIEDYLPEVVSDIFIGHTPNPQLAIQATTCFLIKNYPMMIGNSLEHPFSVKESKIPYRSW, encoded by the coding sequence GTGAACCTTTATCATTACACTGACCAAAACGGGTTTCTTGGAATACTAGAGAACAAGGAAATTTGGGCTACTAAAATCCAGTATTTGAACGACGCTAAAGAATACCATCTTGCGAAAGAAATTGCTGAACGAGCGTTGAAATCATTGCTTAGAAATCCAGAGTATAAGAATGATCATTTCAGGATTGAAAGGTTTATATCTAATCTAGACAACTACATAGAAAACAACTTGTGTGTTTCTTCTTTTTCTGAGGAAGGCGATCTATTGAGCCAGTGGAGAGGTTATTCTAGCTCACAAGGCGGATATAGCATAGGATTCGAAAAAGAAGCACTTGAAAAAATGATTAATGACGAAGAGTTTAATCTTGAAAAGTGCATATATAAAGAATCAGAGCAAGTAAGAAAAGTTTCAGATTTAATATTTGAATCTCTGGATAGGTTTCGTGGCTGTATAGAGCCGAATCAAGATTTTGTTGAAGGTTCTTCTGAGTCAACATCCTATTTTTTGGATAAATTGTCATATTTGTCGAGTTTTATAAAAGATTCAAGCTTTAGCGAGGAAAAGGAATGGAGAATTGTTGCGCTTGTTCGGTTTGATGATCTTGACTTTCGACCTGGAAAGTCTTCTATTATTCCTTACAAAAAAATAAAAATTGAAGATTACCTTCCCGAGGTTGTCTCAGATATTTTTATTGGTCATACACCAAACCCTCAATTGGCGATTCAAGCAACAACATGCTTTTTGATCAAAAATTACCCAATGATGATTGGTAACTCTCTTGAGCATCCATTTTCTGTAAAGGAAAGCAAAATACCGTATAGAAGTTGGTAA